In Achromobacter xylosoxidans A8, a single window of DNA contains:
- a CDS encoding prolyl oligopeptidase family serine peptidase, protein MKPSEMSNVDRIAIELGHAGRNAILYVDEDRNSDRPFKLQTYRPYGYTPDRPVVIVQHGVLRNGDEYRDFWVEAADKHKLLIVALTFSNEIWPGVESYNNGRVFSAGGNPRHIDGWTYALVGNVIKDLIAGEITDGQNIYLFGHSAGGQFVHRLMSSQSHAPFKAVAAGNPGWYTLPTFDHPFPEGMDGVGLTEEHLVKLLAYPMTILAGDQDIATDDPNLPSEPAAMRQGPHRFARAQNYFEFGRKEAERRGVPFGWTLQVVPGIGHDGRAMSAVCASLWFDGKMPDDAELARLAGQQVA, encoded by the coding sequence ATGAAACCCTCCGAGATGTCCAACGTCGACCGCATCGCCATCGAGCTCGGCCATGCCGGCCGCAACGCCATCCTGTATGTGGACGAGGACCGCAATTCCGACCGTCCCTTCAAGCTGCAGACCTACCGCCCCTACGGCTACACGCCGGACCGCCCGGTGGTCATCGTGCAGCACGGCGTGCTGCGCAATGGCGACGAGTACCGCGATTTCTGGGTGGAAGCCGCCGACAAGCACAAGCTGCTGATCGTGGCGCTGACCTTCTCCAACGAGATCTGGCCCGGCGTGGAAAGCTACAACAACGGCCGAGTGTTCTCGGCCGGCGGCAATCCGCGCCATATCGACGGCTGGACCTACGCGCTGGTGGGCAACGTCATCAAGGACCTGATCGCCGGTGAAATCACCGACGGCCAGAATATCTACCTGTTCGGCCATTCCGCGGGCGGCCAGTTCGTGCACCGCCTGATGAGCAGCCAGTCGCACGCGCCCTTCAAGGCCGTGGCCGCGGGCAACCCGGGCTGGTACACGCTGCCGACCTTCGACCATCCCTTCCCCGAAGGCATGGACGGCGTCGGCTTGACGGAAGAGCACCTGGTGAAGCTGCTGGCCTACCCGATGACCATCCTGGCAGGCGACCAGGACATCGCCACCGACGATCCCAACCTGCCGTCCGAGCCCGCCGCCATGCGCCAGGGTCCGCACCGTTTTGCGCGCGCCCAGAACTACTTCGAGTTCGGCCGCAAGGAAGCGGAGCGCCGCGGCGTGCCGTTCGGCTGGACGCTGCAAGTCGTGCCCGGCATCGGCCATGACGGCCGCGCCATGTCCGCCGTGTGCGCCAGCCTCTGGTTCGACGGCAAGATGCCCGACGACGCCGAGCTGGCCCGCCTGGCCGGCCAGCAGGTCGCCTGA
- a CDS encoding ABC transporter ATP-binding protein, with product MSQADTPVIELKNVHKRFEQRPDLAQRILALTGRPIDRRTVYAVNGVDLSIKRGEVVGLVGESGCGKSTLGRVVAGLHGQTEGQLLYQGQEARRLRGADKLAYTLGVQMIFQDPQASLNPRQRLRQILGESLKVHKLAPAAQIPARIDQALKEVGLDPEYRDRFPHQISGGQRQRIGIARALMVAPKFLVCDEPVAALDVSIQAQVINLFMDLREQHGFTYLFISHDLGVVKHISDRVAIMYLGKIVEISTSAEIFARANHPYTQALMAEVPDVGRRGRKFTPIKGEIPSPLNPPPGCTFNPRCPHAMPRCREQAPVLKEISAGHWSACHLNEANA from the coding sequence ATGAGCCAAGCCGATACTCCCGTCATCGAGCTCAAGAACGTCCACAAGCGCTTCGAGCAGCGGCCCGACCTGGCCCAGCGCATCCTGGCCCTGACCGGCCGTCCCATCGACCGCCGCACCGTGTATGCGGTCAACGGCGTGGACTTGTCCATCAAGCGCGGCGAAGTCGTCGGCCTGGTCGGCGAGTCCGGCTGCGGCAAGTCGACGCTGGGCCGCGTCGTCGCCGGCCTGCACGGCCAGACCGAAGGCCAGCTGCTGTACCAGGGCCAGGAAGCCCGCCGCCTGCGTGGCGCCGACAAGCTGGCCTATACGCTGGGCGTGCAGATGATTTTCCAGGATCCGCAAGCCTCGCTGAACCCGCGCCAGCGCCTGCGCCAGATCCTGGGCGAATCGCTCAAGGTCCACAAGCTGGCGCCCGCCGCGCAGATTCCCGCGCGCATCGACCAGGCGCTCAAGGAAGTCGGCCTGGACCCTGAATACCGCGACCGCTTCCCGCACCAGATCTCGGGCGGCCAGCGCCAGCGCATCGGCATCGCCCGCGCGCTGATGGTGGCGCCGAAATTCCTGGTCTGCGACGAGCCCGTGGCCGCGCTGGACGTGTCGATCCAGGCGCAGGTGATCAACCTGTTCATGGACCTGCGCGAACAGCACGGCTTCACCTACCTGTTCATCAGCCACGACCTGGGCGTGGTCAAGCACATCTCGGACCGCGTGGCGATCATGTACCTGGGCAAGATCGTGGAAATCTCCACGTCGGCCGAGATCTTCGCGCGCGCCAACCATCCCTACACCCAGGCCCTGATGGCCGAAGTGCCGGACGTGGGCCGCCGCGGCCGCAAGTTCACGCCGATCAAAGGCGAGATCCCGTCGCCGCTGAATCCGCCGCCGGGCTGTACCTTCAATCCCCGCTGCCCCCACGCCATGCCGCGCTGCCGCGAGCAGGCGCCGGTCCTGAAAGAAATCTCCGCGGGCCACTGGTCGGCCTGCCACCTGAATGAGGCGAACGCCTGA
- a CDS encoding M20 family metallopeptidase, whose translation MSNTQSTEQIVAGIKSWLQCESPSNFPEGIAAMARIIADYAAAAGLTVELSSLGPTTGPLLYATNRAPGDTRPGILILAHMDTVHPVGTLLENPVRIEGDRLYGPGGYDMKAGIYLALSALSGLARPGATQLPVDFLVVPDEETGSHASRTHIERFAANAKYALVCEPARPNGGKCVTARKGTGMLNLNVKGRPAHAGMQHEKGRSAIREMAHQVLALEAMTDYDRGITVSVGTIAGGTVTNTVPALCRCVVDFRVPDMGAAEDVLRRMRELCAVGPDVELDIDVELNRPPMVKTEAAADLLALVQGYAERAGFLLEDAPMTGGGSDANFTSAMGIPTLDGLGADGDGAHTLNEHILISTLEQRMKFWELLLKELA comes from the coding sequence ATGTCCAACACCCAGAGCACTGAACAGATCGTCGCCGGCATCAAGAGCTGGCTGCAATGCGAATCGCCTTCCAACTTTCCCGAAGGCATTGCCGCCATGGCGCGCATCATCGCCGACTACGCCGCCGCCGCCGGCCTGACGGTCGAGCTGTCGTCGCTGGGCCCGACCACGGGTCCGCTGCTGTACGCGACCAACCGCGCCCCCGGCGACACGCGCCCCGGCATCCTGATCCTGGCGCACATGGACACGGTGCATCCGGTAGGCACGCTGCTCGAAAACCCCGTACGCATCGAAGGCGACCGTCTCTACGGCCCGGGCGGCTATGACATGAAGGCCGGCATCTACCTGGCGCTGTCAGCCCTGTCCGGCCTGGCGCGCCCCGGCGCGACCCAGCTACCGGTGGACTTCCTGGTGGTGCCCGACGAAGAAACCGGCAGCCACGCCTCGCGCACGCACATCGAACGCTTCGCCGCCAACGCCAAGTACGCGCTGGTCTGCGAACCGGCTCGCCCCAATGGCGGCAAGTGCGTCACGGCCCGCAAGGGCACCGGCATGCTGAACCTGAACGTCAAGGGCCGCCCAGCCCACGCCGGCATGCAGCATGAGAAGGGCCGCAGCGCCATCCGCGAAATGGCCCACCAGGTGCTGGCGCTGGAAGCCATGACCGACTATGACCGCGGCATCACCGTCAGCGTCGGCACCATCGCCGGCGGCACCGTGACCAACACCGTGCCGGCGCTGTGCCGCTGCGTGGTCGACTTCCGCGTGCCCGACATGGGCGCCGCCGAAGACGTGCTGCGCCGCATGCGCGAGCTGTGCGCCGTGGGTCCGGACGTCGAACTGGACATCGACGTGGAACTGAACCGCCCGCCCATGGTGAAGACCGAAGCCGCCGCCGACCTGCTGGCGCTGGTGCAGGGCTACGCCGAACGCGCCGGCTTCCTGCTGGAAGACGCGCCCATGACGGGCGGCGGCAGCGACGCCAACTTCACGTCCGCCATGGGCATCCCCACGCTGGACGGCCTGGGCGCCGATGGCGACGGCGCGCACACTTTGAACGAGCACATCCTGATTTCGACGCTGGAACAGCGCATGAAATTCTGGGAACTGCTGCTGAAAGAACTGGCGTAA
- a CDS encoding ABC transporter ATP-binding protein: protein MSENILEVRGLRTAFHTEAGAWLAVDGVDLTVRRGEIVGLVGESGSGKSVTGFSLLGLIDPPGEVVDGEVKFKGTDLRKLSEEQMRQLRGNRIAMIFQDPLMTLNPVLRIGEQMMEAILTHEDVPRAEAEERCREALAMVGIPSPEKRLKSYPHEFSGGMRQRVAIAIAMLNKPDLIICDEPTTALDVTIQGQILYRMQEICREHNTALIWITHDLGVVAELADRVAVMYAGRIVESGPVEQVLDAPRHPYTKGLLDSMPGATQPGARLHQINGMAPSLAGRPSGCPFRPRCTSAVTRCTEQAPTVTTEGARNYRCYVPITREAQPV from the coding sequence ATGAGCGAAAACATTCTTGAAGTGCGCGGCCTGCGCACCGCATTCCATACCGAAGCCGGCGCCTGGCTGGCGGTCGACGGCGTCGACCTGACCGTGCGCCGCGGCGAGATCGTCGGCCTGGTCGGCGAATCGGGTTCCGGCAAATCCGTCACCGGCTTCTCGCTGTTGGGCCTGATCGACCCGCCCGGGGAAGTCGTGGACGGCGAAGTGAAGTTCAAGGGCACGGACCTGCGCAAGCTGAGCGAAGAGCAGATGCGCCAGCTGCGCGGCAACCGCATCGCCATGATCTTCCAGGATCCCCTGATGACGCTCAATCCGGTGCTGCGCATCGGCGAGCAGATGATGGAAGCCATCCTGACCCACGAAGACGTGCCGCGCGCCGAAGCCGAAGAGCGCTGCCGCGAGGCGCTGGCCATGGTCGGCATTCCTTCGCCCGAGAAGCGCCTGAAGAGCTACCCGCACGAATTTTCGGGCGGCATGCGCCAGCGCGTGGCGATCGCGATCGCCATGCTGAACAAGCCCGACCTGATCATCTGCGACGAGCCGACCACGGCGCTGGACGTCACCATCCAGGGGCAGATCCTCTATCGCATGCAGGAGATCTGCCGCGAGCACAACACGGCGCTGATCTGGATCACCCACGACCTGGGCGTGGTGGCCGAACTGGCCGACCGCGTGGCCGTGATGTACGCCGGCCGCATCGTCGAAAGCGGTCCGGTCGAGCAGGTGCTGGACGCGCCCCGCCACCCCTACACCAAGGGCTTGCTGGACTCCATGCCCGGCGCCACTCAGCCCGGCGCGCGCCTGCACCAGATCAACGGCATGGCGCCCAGCCTGGCCGGCCGTCCCTCGGGCTGTCCGTTCCGCCCGCGCTGTACCAGCGCGGTCACGCGCTGCACCGAGCAAGCCCCCACCGTCACCACCGAAGGCGCGCGCAACTACCGCTGCTACGTGCCGATTACCCGCGAGGCCCAGCCGGTATGA
- a CDS encoding class II glutamine amidotransferase yields the protein MCRWLAYTGSPIQMESVLFKAKHSLIDQSLHSRLGATTTNGDGFGLGWYSRQREGQPLEPPFRYRSVHPAWNDRNLREAARAIHAPLFVAHIRAATDTPAQETNCHPFRHGQWLFVHNGVIRDYPLLRRDLMLMIAPAYFGSLEGSTDSEVMFLLALSFGLDEDPLTALARMVGAVEETGRRHGVAQPINMTVCALDGQRLIAVRYSSEADSRTLFHNTCVRHLRQLYPDNPQIAALDDDAFLLLSEPLTEMPGAWEEVPESTAIIAGGGTVAHYRFAPVPPGA from the coding sequence ATGTGTCGCTGGCTGGCTTATACCGGTAGTCCAATACAGATGGAGAGCGTGCTGTTCAAGGCCAAGCACTCTCTGATCGACCAGAGCCTGCACTCGCGTCTGGGCGCCACCACTACCAATGGCGATGGCTTCGGCCTGGGCTGGTACAGCCGCCAGCGCGAAGGCCAACCGCTGGAGCCGCCATTCCGCTACCGCAGCGTCCATCCGGCCTGGAACGACCGCAATCTGCGAGAAGCGGCGCGCGCGATCCACGCGCCGCTGTTCGTGGCGCATATCCGCGCCGCCACCGACACGCCCGCCCAGGAAACCAACTGCCATCCGTTCCGTCACGGCCAATGGCTGTTCGTCCACAACGGCGTCATCCGCGACTATCCGCTGCTCCGGCGCGACCTGATGCTGATGATCGCGCCTGCGTACTTCGGCTCGCTGGAAGGGTCGACGGATTCCGAGGTGATGTTCCTGCTGGCGCTCAGCTTCGGCCTGGACGAAGATCCGCTGACGGCGCTGGCCCGCATGGTGGGCGCGGTGGAAGAGACCGGCAGGCGGCATGGCGTGGCGCAGCCCATCAACATGACGGTCTGCGCGCTGGACGGCCAGCGCCTGATCGCGGTGCGCTATTCCAGCGAGGCGGACTCGCGCACGCTGTTCCACAACACCTGCGTGCGCCATTTGCGCCAGCTGTATCCCGACAACCCGCAGATCGCGGCGCTGGACGATGACGCCTTCCTGCTGTTGTCGGAACCCTTGACCGAAATGCCCGGCGCCTGGGAGGAAGTGCCCGAATCCACCGCCATCATCGCGGGCGGCGGCACGGTGGCGCACTATCGGTTCGCGCCGGTGCCGCCGGGGGCGTGA
- the dapD gene encoding 2,3,4,5-tetrahydropyridine-2,6-dicarboxylate N-succinyltransferase, translating to MADSPTPLSAIAYGVATLAADGAILDTWYPRPSLADNSPATGTRHLSPEEARAALGEHVPTALIRDTRRKVDIVAVRTAIASLDEPPVDAHDAYLRLHLLSHRLIRPHDANLDGLFNVLANVAWTSAGPCAVDQVDTLRWHLRASGQILEIRGVDKIPRMTDYVMPAGVRIADTARVRLGAHLSPGTTVLHEGFCNFNAGTLGASMVEGRISAGVIVDDGSDIGGGASIMGTMSGGGKQVVSIGKRCLLGANSGIGISLGDDCVVEAGCYITAGTRVLTPEGAVVKATSLAGQQGLLFRRNSQTGAVECLVRTAAWGTLNPDLHTGH from the coding sequence ATGGCCGATTCCCCCACGCCCCTCAGCGCCATCGCCTATGGCGTCGCCACGCTGGCCGCCGACGGCGCCATCCTGGACACCTGGTATCCGCGCCCCTCGCTGGCCGACAACTCGCCGGCCACCGGCACCCGCCACCTGTCGCCCGAGGAAGCCCGCGCCGCGCTGGGCGAACACGTGCCCACCGCCCTGATCCGCGACACCCGCCGCAAGGTGGACATCGTCGCGGTACGCACCGCGATCGCGTCGCTCGACGAACCGCCGGTCGACGCGCACGACGCCTACCTGCGCCTGCACCTGCTCAGCCACCGGCTGATCCGTCCGCACGACGCCAATCTCGATGGCCTGTTCAATGTGCTGGCCAACGTCGCCTGGACCTCGGCCGGGCCCTGCGCGGTAGACCAGGTGGACACGCTGCGCTGGCACTTGCGCGCATCGGGGCAGATCCTGGAGATTCGCGGCGTGGACAAGATCCCCCGCATGACCGATTACGTGATGCCCGCCGGCGTGCGCATCGCCGACACCGCGCGCGTGCGGCTGGGCGCGCATCTGTCGCCGGGCACCACGGTGCTGCATGAAGGTTTCTGCAATTTCAACGCCGGCACGCTGGGCGCGTCCATGGTCGAAGGCCGCATCAGCGCGGGCGTCATCGTCGATGACGGCAGCGATATCGGTGGCGGCGCGTCCATCATGGGCACCATGTCAGGCGGCGGCAAGCAGGTGGTGTCCATCGGCAAGCGCTGCCTGCTGGGCGCCAACTCGGGCATAGGCATTTCGCTGGGCGACGACTGCGTGGTGGAGGCCGGCTGCTACATCACCGCCGGCACGCGCGTGCTGACCCCCGAAGGCGCAGTGGTCAAGGCCACTTCGCTGGCGGGCCAGCAAGGCCTGCTGTTCCGCCGCAACTCGCAGACCGGCGCCGTGGAGTGCCTGGTGCGCACCGCCGCCTGGGGCACCCTGAACCCCGATCTGCACACGGGGCATTGA
- a CDS encoding autotransporter outer membrane beta-barrel domain-containing protein — protein sequence MPPPIAVRRQLLARAFAAHAVFAAGAAHAHAGQTRDLLADRPASPAPAQPGWLVAVDNWQMLEGGANVARIKQRTTGVYGGGEFEAGAGWRLGGALGATRSRVNIDAADARLDVYSYTAGAYGKKSFSAGPGKLNLLAAASYSWHDIDTRRHFEMPGIPRQTLTADFSAYTAQVFSELGYELALSPGATLEPFAGVAVRNVRTRSFSESGGSTALSADAGRIRQTTTTLGLRGQTGFALGPTMGRLHATLGWRRAFGDVQPETTLVLDGGSVLTVAGAPIARSAALAGLGLEVAVSRSAVIGLAYGGQYGGGNREHTGSLSLRWAFGSL from the coding sequence TTGCCGCCTCCCATAGCCGTCCGCCGGCAGTTGCTGGCGCGGGCGTTCGCCGCGCATGCCGTGTTTGCGGCGGGCGCGGCGCACGCGCACGCCGGACAGACCCGCGACTTGCTGGCCGACCGGCCGGCCAGTCCCGCGCCGGCCCAGCCGGGCTGGCTCGTCGCCGTCGACAATTGGCAGATGCTGGAGGGCGGCGCCAATGTGGCCCGCATCAAGCAGCGCACCACCGGCGTGTACGGCGGCGGCGAGTTCGAAGCGGGCGCCGGCTGGCGGCTGGGCGGCGCGCTGGGCGCCACCCGCAGCCGAGTCAACATCGACGCAGCCGACGCCCGGCTGGACGTCTACAGCTATACCGCGGGGGCCTACGGCAAGAAGTCGTTCAGCGCCGGCCCCGGCAAGCTGAACCTGCTGGCGGCCGCTTCCTACTCCTGGCACGACATCGACACCCGCCGGCATTTCGAGATGCCCGGGATTCCCCGCCAGACACTGACCGCCGACTTCAGCGCCTACACCGCACAGGTCTTCTCGGAACTCGGCTACGAGCTGGCGCTGTCGCCAGGCGCCACCCTTGAGCCATTCGCAGGCGTGGCCGTGCGCAACGTGCGCACCCGCAGCTTCAGCGAGTCGGGCGGTTCCACCGCGCTCTCGGCCGACGCGGGACGCATCCGGCAAACCACGACCACACTGGGCCTGCGCGGCCAGACCGGCTTCGCGCTCGGCCCCACCATGGGTCGGCTGCATGCGACGCTGGGCTGGCGCCGGGCCTTCGGCGACGTGCAGCCGGAAACGACCCTGGTCCTGGACGGCGGCAGCGTGCTGACCGTGGCCGGCGCGCCCATCGCCCGATCCGCGGCACTGGCGGGCCTGGGCCTGGAAGTCGCCGTGTCGCGCTCGGCCGTCATCGGCCTGGCCTACGGCGGCCAGTATGGCGGCGGCAACCGCGAGCACACGGGATCCTTGAGCTTGCGCTGGGCCTTCGGCAGCCTCTGA
- a CDS encoding ABC transporter permease, whose translation MALFILRRLIQSLFVLLAVSVVVFFAVYAVGDPIELLVSPEASQAAREAMIARLGLDLPVWQQYTGFLWRALHGDLGTSFVHGIPAIELIVQRIPATFELVVVAIMLTCVFGIPLGLIAGLYRDQPLGRGIMASSVLGFSLPNFWQGMMLILLFAVWLGWLPATGRGDTVTVLGVPLSILTADGWSHLIMPAINLALANIALVLRLTASGVVEARSQDYVKFARAKGVKPGRIVRRHILRNILIPVVTVIGMEFGTLIAYSTITETVFAWPGMGKLLIDSVYQLDRPVVVAYVMLVTLIFVIINLVVDILYATLDPRVQLVTPAQ comes from the coding sequence GTGGCCTTGTTCATCCTACGCAGACTGATACAGAGTCTGTTCGTGCTGCTGGCCGTATCGGTCGTGGTCTTCTTCGCGGTCTATGCCGTGGGCGATCCGATCGAACTGCTGGTCAGCCCCGAAGCCAGCCAGGCCGCGCGCGAGGCGATGATCGCCCGCCTGGGCCTGGACCTGCCGGTATGGCAGCAATACACAGGATTCCTGTGGCGCGCGCTGCACGGCGATCTGGGCACCTCTTTCGTGCACGGCATCCCAGCCATCGAACTGATCGTGCAGCGCATCCCCGCCACGTTCGAACTGGTGGTCGTGGCCATCATGCTGACCTGTGTGTTCGGCATTCCGCTGGGGCTGATCGCGGGCCTGTACCGCGACCAGCCGCTGGGCCGCGGCATCATGGCGTCCTCGGTGCTGGGCTTTTCGCTGCCGAACTTCTGGCAAGGCATGATGCTGATCCTGCTGTTCGCGGTATGGCTGGGCTGGCTGCCCGCCACCGGCCGCGGCGATACGGTCACGGTGTTGGGCGTGCCCCTGTCGATCCTCACGGCCGACGGCTGGTCGCACCTGATCATGCCGGCCATCAACCTGGCGCTGGCCAACATCGCCCTGGTGCTGCGCCTGACCGCCTCCGGCGTGGTCGAAGCCCGCAGCCAGGACTATGTGAAGTTCGCGCGCGCCAAGGGCGTCAAGCCCGGCCGCATCGTGCGCCGCCACATCCTGCGCAACATCCTGATCCCCGTGGTCACCGTGATCGGCATGGAATTCGGCACCCTCATCGCCTACTCCACCATCACCGAAACCGTGTTCGCCTGGCCCGGCATGGGCAAGCTGCTGATCGACAGCGTCTACCAGCTGGACCGCCCGGTGGTGGTGGCCTACGTGATGCTGGTCACCCTGATCTTCGTGATCATCAACCTGGTTGTGGACATCCTGTACGCCACGCTCGACCCGCGCGTGCAGCTCGTGACTCCCGCTCAATAA
- a CDS encoding ABC transporter permease — protein MAQTPNSGRTRTVQPLAETPQRASILKKLHARPTLRGSVIALAILIVLVVFAPYFAPQNPYDLANLSLMDGRLAPRQALMDGSIAWLGTDDQGRDMLSAILYGLRISLMVGLSAVVLATAVGGAIGLVAAYVGGVVDTVLMRIVDFILGFPTILVALVLLVVLGRGVDKVILALVLVQWGHYARIMRSRALQERRKEYVEAAANLGYPAWRIMLFHLLPNCLGPVMVFATIQIATAIALEATLSFLGVGVPITEPSLGLLISNGFQYLLSGDYWISLFPGIALLVLILSINIVGDRLRESLDPKR, from the coding sequence ATGGCTCAAACTCCCAATTCCGGCCGCACCCGCACCGTCCAGCCCCTGGCTGAGACGCCGCAGCGCGCCTCCATCCTGAAGAAACTGCACGCGCGCCCGACGCTGCGCGGCTCCGTGATCGCACTGGCCATCCTGATCGTGCTGGTGGTCTTCGCGCCCTACTTCGCGCCGCAGAACCCTTACGACCTCGCCAACCTTTCGCTGATGGACGGCCGCCTGGCGCCGCGCCAGGCGCTGATGGACGGCAGCATCGCCTGGCTGGGCACCGACGACCAGGGCCGCGACATGCTCAGCGCCATCCTGTATGGCCTGCGCATCAGCCTGATGGTGGGCTTGTCCGCCGTGGTGCTGGCCACCGCCGTGGGCGGCGCCATCGGCCTGGTGGCCGCCTATGTCGGCGGTGTGGTCGACACGGTGCTGATGCGCATCGTCGACTTCATCCTGGGCTTTCCGACCATCCTGGTAGCGCTGGTGCTGCTGGTGGTGCTGGGGCGCGGGGTCGACAAGGTGATCCTGGCTTTGGTGCTGGTGCAGTGGGGACACTATGCGCGCATCATGCGCAGCCGCGCCCTGCAGGAACGCCGCAAGGAATACGTCGAAGCCGCCGCCAACCTGGGCTACCCGGCCTGGCGCATCATGCTGTTCCATCTGCTGCCCAACTGCCTGGGCCCCGTCATGGTGTTCGCCACCATCCAGATCGCGACCGCAATCGCCCTGGAAGCCACGCTGTCGTTCCTGGGTGTGGGCGTGCCCATTACCGAACCCTCGCTGGGCCTGCTGATTTCCAACGGCTTCCAGTACCTGCTGTCGGGCGACTACTGGATCAGCCTGTTCCCGGGCATCGCACTGTTGGTGCTGATCCTCTCTATTAATATCGTGGGCGACCGCCTGCGCGAAAGCCTGGACCCGAAGAGATGA
- a CDS encoding ABC transporter substrate-binding protein: protein MSAQTLYRSMLTAFAMAACTSAAIAQDAAGTLRIGLSSEPTSMDPHYHQATPNDAMTSHMFETLVGQDAKMNLIPRLATAWKPVDDTTWEFTLREGVKFSNGQPFTPQDVLFTFCRVVNNEQSISSSYPAIVQKFADVQVRDGNTLVIKTRQPYPLLPNDLTRMGMLWNGIAEHGPISFDLQNKCGVTGAWPTVADFNTGRSVIGTGAYTLKSYVKGTAIELTRNDAYWGAKPAWKDVKLVPVPAAGPRLTGLLAGDFDLIENPAARDVKRISETPGFGHVITPSVRVVYFQPDVARSPSPGVKAADGKNPLQDARVRRAMSLAIDRKTIAARIMDGAATPANQFLPDGMFGTLPNPPELKYDPAAAKKLLAEAGYPDGFELVVSSTNDRYINDAQISQAVAQYLSRVGIKTTVDTMTRSVYFPKRAKREFSFAMGGWSSETGEASSFLQYWVSAFDKEHGLGTSNYGGYDNPEFDRVFKRALVTVDPATREKLLQESLTLALADLPSIPLHFESSIWAFRKGLTYEGRADQYTLAMSAKPAK from the coding sequence ATGTCTGCCCAGACGCTCTATCGCAGCATGCTCACGGCCTTCGCCATGGCCGCCTGTACCAGCGCGGCCATCGCGCAGGATGCCGCCGGCACCCTGAGGATCGGCCTGTCGTCCGAGCCCACGTCGATGGATCCCCACTACCACCAGGCCACGCCGAACGACGCGATGACCTCCCACATGTTCGAGACGCTGGTGGGGCAGGACGCGAAGATGAACCTGATCCCGCGCCTGGCCACGGCCTGGAAGCCGGTGGACGACACGACCTGGGAATTCACGCTGCGCGAGGGCGTCAAGTTCTCCAACGGCCAGCCCTTCACACCGCAGGACGTGCTGTTCACGTTCTGCCGCGTGGTCAACAACGAGCAGTCCATCAGCAGCTCGTACCCGGCCATCGTGCAGAAGTTCGCCGACGTGCAGGTGCGCGACGGCAACACGCTGGTGATCAAGACGCGCCAGCCCTATCCGCTGCTACCCAACGACCTGACCCGCATGGGCATGCTGTGGAACGGCATCGCCGAGCATGGCCCGATCAGCTTCGACCTGCAGAACAAGTGCGGCGTCACCGGCGCCTGGCCCACCGTGGCCGACTTCAACACCGGCCGCTCGGTGATCGGCACTGGGGCTTACACCCTGAAGAGCTACGTCAAGGGCACCGCCATCGAACTGACGCGCAATGACGCCTACTGGGGCGCCAAGCCGGCCTGGAAGGACGTGAAGCTGGTGCCGGTGCCGGCCGCCGGCCCGCGCCTGACCGGCCTCCTGGCCGGCGACTTCGACCTGATCGAGAATCCCGCCGCGCGCGACGTGAAGCGCATCTCGGAAACGCCGGGCTTCGGCCACGTCATCACGCCCTCGGTGCGCGTGGTGTACTTCCAGCCCGACGTGGCGCGCAGCCCCAGCCCCGGCGTCAAGGCGGCGGACGGCAAGAACCCGCTGCAGGACGCACGCGTGCGCCGCGCCATGTCGCTGGCCATCGACCGCAAGACCATCGCCGCCCGCATCATGGACGGCGCGGCCACGCCGGCCAACCAGTTCCTGCCGGACGGCATGTTCGGCACCCTGCCCAACCCGCCCGAACTCAAGTACGACCCGGCTGCCGCCAAGAAGCTGCTGGCCGAGGCCGGCTACCCGGACGGCTTCGAGCTGGTGGTCTCGTCCACCAACGACCGCTACATCAACGACGCGCAGATCTCGCAGGCGGTGGCGCAATACCTGTCGCGCGTGGGCATCAAGACCACGGTCGACACCATGACGCGCTCGGTCTACTTCCCCAAGCGCGCCAAGCGCGAGTTCAGCTTCGCCATGGGCGGCTGGTCGTCGGAAACCGGCGAGGCCTCGTCGTTCCTGCAATACTGGGTCAGCGCGTTCGACAAGGAACACGGCCTGGGCACCAGCAACTACGGCGGCTATGACAACCCTGAGTTCGACCGCGTGTTCAAGCGCGCGCTGGTCACCGTGGACCCGGCCACGCGCGAAAAACTGCTGCAGGAATCGCTGACGCTGGCGTTGGCCGACCTGCCCAGCATTCCCCTGCATTTCGAAAGCAGCATCTGGGCGTTCCGCAAGGGACTGACCTACGAAGGCCGCGCCGACCAGTACACCCTGGCCATGTCGGCCAAGCCCGCCAAGTAA